In a single window of the Drosophila albomicans strain 15112-1751.03 chromosome 3, ASM965048v2, whole genome shotgun sequence genome:
- the LOC117570596 gene encoding uncharacterized protein LOC117570596 isoform X3, which yields MELKLALLALLLSLSQTQGARLDNKYLPPPANAATAGGGAGLQGPGGPGGGGGGGGGFGGSNNGLGGANNGLGGFSGGKPIAPGGQAPSAPRLPSGPAAAPGPQIPILSFVNENDGDGNYRFSYETGNGIKAQEEGTVKNKGSENEIPSVMGSYTYTNPEGELVEISYTADENGFVPSGAALPTPPPIPEAIAKALAAQGISPLPGGGYSGGAGGAGAGGGAGGGGGYGGGGGAGRGGAPGGGAGGYGGGAGGGGGAGAGGYGGGAGGGAGRGGAGGGGAGGAGGFGGGAGGAGGFGGGAGRGGGAGAGGGAGAGGYGGGAGGAGGAGGFGGGAGRGGGAGAGGAGGAGGYGGGAGGAGAGGFGGGAGRGGGAGAGGGAGGAGGFGGGAGGAGGFGGGAGRGGGAGAGGGAGGAGGFGGAAGGAGGAGRGGGAGGGGAGGAGGYGGGAGGAGAGGFGGGAGRGGAGGAAGGAGGYGGGAGAGGAGGARGAGGFGGGAGRGGAGGAGGGAGGFGGGAGGAGGFGGGAGGAGRGGAGGGAGGAGAAGGAGGFGGGAGRGGAAGGAGGFGGGAGGAGGFGGGAGGAGRGGAGGGAGGAGGAGGAGGFGGGAGRGGAGGPGSQYIPPAAGGGRGNGEFDPQSGYIY from the exons atgGAGCTGAAATTG gcTCTGTTGGCGCTTCTCTTGTCTCTGTCGCAAACGCAAGGGGCGCGACTGGATAACAAATACTTGCCCCCGCCGGCAAATGCAGCAACCGCGGGAGGCGGCGCTGGACTCCAGGGACCAGGCGGTCCaggtggtggcggtggcggtggcggcggcttTGGAGGCAGCAACAATGGATTAGGCGGCGCTAATAATGGATTAGGTGGTTTTTCGGGTGGCAAACCTATTGCACCTGGTGGACAAGCTCCTTCGGCTCCACGTCTACCCTCCGGTCCAGCAGCTGCACCTGGACCACAGATCCCAATTCTTTCGTTTGTCAATGAaaacgatggcgatggcaattATCGCTTCAGCTACGAGACGGGTAACGGCATCAAAGCCCAGGAGGAGGGCACTGTGAAAAATAAGGGTTCAGAGAACGAGATTCCATCCGTGATGGGTTCATATACTTACACCAATCCGGAGGGTGAACTTGTCGAGATTTCGTACACAGCTGATGAGAATGGATTCGTGCCATCTGGCGCTGCTTTGCCCACGCCACCACCTATTCCGGAAGCAATTGCTAAGGCTCTGGCTGCTCAAGGAATTTCCCCGCTTCCAGGAGGCGGTTATAGCGGAGGTGCTGGCGGAGCTG GAGCTGGCGGCGGTGCTGGAGGTGGTGGAGGATAtggcggtggtggcggtgCCGGCCGTGGTGGAGCTCCCGGCGGAGGTGCAGGTGGATATGGAGGCGGTgcaggtggaggaggaggtgcTGGCGCTGGAGGTTATGGAGGAGGTGCAGGCGGCGGAGCTGGTCGAGGTGGCGCAGGAGGAGGCGGCGCTGGTGGTGCTGGAGGTTTCGGTGGCGGTGCCGGCGGTGCTGGAGGTTTCGGTGGTGGTGCCGGACGAGGTGGTGGCGCAGGAGCAGGTGGCGGCGCAGGCGCTGGAGGATATGGTGGCGGTGCCGGTGGTGCTGGCGGCGCAGGAGGTTTCGGAGGTGGTGCAGGACGAGGTGGCGGCGCAGGCGCAGGTGGCGCAGGAGGTGCTGGTGGATATGGAGGTGGCGCCGGTGGTGCGGGAGCAGGAGGTTTCGGAGGAGGTGCCGGACGAGGTGGTGGCGCAGGAGCGGGCGGCGGCGCTGGTGGTGCTGGAGGATTCGGTGGCGGCGCTGGTGGTGCTGGAGGTTTCGGTGGTGGTGCCGGACGAG GTGGTGGCGCGGGAGCTGGCGGCGGAGCAGGAGGTGCTGGTGGCTTCGGTGGCGCCGCTGGAGGAGCCGGCGGTGCTGGCCGAGGTGGCGGcgctggcggcggcggcgccGGAGGAGCAGGTGGATATGGAGGCGGCGCTGGTGGTGCAGGAGCTGGAGGTTTTGGCGGCGGCGCTGGCCGAGGCGGAGCCGGAGGTGCAGCAGGCGGCGCAGGAGGATAtggtggtggtgctggagCCGGAGGAGCCGGAGGCGCAAGAGGTGCTGGTGGTTTCGGTGGCGGAGCAGGACGTGGAGGCGCCGGAGGTGCTGGTGGCGGAGCAGGTGGATTTGGAGGCGGCGCTGGTGGTGCTGGAGGATTCGGTGGTGGCGCAGGCGGTGCCGGTAGAGGAGGCGCGGGAGGCGGTGCTGGTGGAGCTGGAGCCGCCGGTGGAGCTGGAGGTTTTGGTGGCGGAGCCGGTAGGGGAGGTGCTGCAGGTGGTGCAGGCGGATTCGGTGGCGGCGCTGGCGGTGCTGGAGGCTTCGGTGGTGGTGCCGGTGGTGCCGGTAGAGGAGGTGCTGGAGGTGGTGCTGGCGGAGCCGGAGGCGCCGGTGGAGCAGGTGGCTTTGGTGGTGGCGCAGGACGTGGAGGCGCTGGCGGACCTGGCTCACAATACATTCCCCCTGCGGCTGGCGGAGGCCGAGGCAACGGCGAGTTTGATCCACAGTCTGGTTACATCTACTAG
- the LOC117570596 gene encoding uncharacterized protein LOC117570596 isoform X1: MELKLALLALLLSLSQTQGARLDNKYLPPPANAATAGGGAGLQGPGGPGGGGGGGGGFGGSNNGLGGANNGLGGFSGGKPIAPGGQAPSAPRLPSGPAAAPGPQIPILSFVNENDGDGNYRFSYETGNGIKAQEEGTVKNKGSENEIPSVMGSYTYTNPEGELVEISYTADENGFVPSGAALPTPPPIPEAIAKALAAQGISPLPGGGYSGGAGGAGAGGGAGGGGGYGGGGGAGRGGAPGGGAGGYGGGAGGGGGAGAGGYGGGAGGGAGRGGAGGGGAGGAGGFGGGAGGAGGFGGGAGRGGGAGAGGGAGAGGYGGGAGGAGGAGGFGGGAGRGGGAGAGGAGGAGGYGGGAGGAGAGGFGGGAGRGGGAGAGGGAGGAGGFGGGAGGAGGFGGGAGRGGGAGAGGGAGAGGYGGGAGGAGGAGGFGGGAGRGGGAGAGGGAGGAGGFGGAAGGAGGAGRGGGAGGGGAGGAGGYGGGAGGAGAGGFGGGAGRGGAGGAAGGAGGYGGGAGAGGAGGARGAGGFGGGAGRGGAGGAGGGAGGFGGGAGGAGGFGGGAGGAGRGGAGGGAGGAGAAGGAGGFGGGAGRGGAAGGAGGFGGGAGGAGGFGGGAGGAGRGGAGGGAGGAGGAGGAGGFGGGAGRGGAGGPGSQYIPPAAGGGRGNGEFDPQSGYIY, from the exons atgGAGCTGAAATTG gcTCTGTTGGCGCTTCTCTTGTCTCTGTCGCAAACGCAAGGGGCGCGACTGGATAACAAATACTTGCCCCCGCCGGCAAATGCAGCAACCGCGGGAGGCGGCGCTGGACTCCAGGGACCAGGCGGTCCaggtggtggcggtggcggtggcggcggcttTGGAGGCAGCAACAATGGATTAGGCGGCGCTAATAATGGATTAGGTGGTTTTTCGGGTGGCAAACCTATTGCACCTGGTGGACAAGCTCCTTCGGCTCCACGTCTACCCTCCGGTCCAGCAGCTGCACCTGGACCACAGATCCCAATTCTTTCGTTTGTCAATGAaaacgatggcgatggcaattATCGCTTCAGCTACGAGACGGGTAACGGCATCAAAGCCCAGGAGGAGGGCACTGTGAAAAATAAGGGTTCAGAGAACGAGATTCCATCCGTGATGGGTTCATATACTTACACCAATCCGGAGGGTGAACTTGTCGAGATTTCGTACACAGCTGATGAGAATGGATTCGTGCCATCTGGCGCTGCTTTGCCCACGCCACCACCTATTCCGGAAGCAATTGCTAAGGCTCTGGCTGCTCAAGGAATTTCCCCGCTTCCAGGAGGCGGTTATAGCGGAGGTGCTGGCGGAGCTG GAGCTGGCGGCGGTGCTGGAGGTGGTGGAGGATAtggcggtggtggcggtgCCGGCCGTGGTGGAGCTCCCGGCGGAGGTGCAGGTGGATATGGAGGCGGTgcaggtggaggaggaggtgcTGGCGCTGGAGGTTATGGAGGAGGTGCAGGCGGCGGAGCTGGTCGAGGTGGCGCAGGAGGAGGCGGCGCTGGTGGTGCTGGAGGTTTCGGTGGCGGTGCCGGCGGTGCTGGAGGTTTCGGTGGTGGTGCCGGACGAGGTGGTGGCGCAGGAGCAGGTGGCGGCGCAGGCGCTGGAGGATATGGTGGCGGTGCCGGTGGTGCTGGCGGCGCAGGAGGTTTCGGAGGTGGTGCAGGACGAGGTGGCGGCGCAGGCGCAGGTGGCGCAGGAGGTGCTGGTGGATATGGAGGTGGCGCCGGTGGTGCGGGAGCAGGAGGTTTCGGAGGAGGTGCCGGACGAGGTGGTGGCGCAGGAGCGGGCGGCGGCGCTGGTGGTGCTGGAGGATTCGGTGGCGGCGCTGGTGGTGCTGGAGGTTTCGGTGGTGGTGCCGGACGAGGCGGTGGCGCAGGAGCAGGTGGCGGCGCAGGCGCTGGAGGATATGGAGGCGGAGCTGGTGGAGCTGGCGGTGCTGGCGGATTTGGTGGTGGTGCCGGACGAGGTGGTGGCGCGGGAGCTGGCGGCGGAGCAGGAGGTGCTGGTGGCTTCGGTGGCGCCGCTGGAGGAGCCGGCGGTGCTGGCCGAGGTGGCGGcgctggcggcggcggcgccGGAGGAGCAGGTGGATATGGAGGCGGCGCTGGTGGTGCAGGAGCTGGAGGTTTTGGCGGCGGCGCTGGCCGAGGCGGAGCCGGAGGTGCAGCAGGCGGCGCAGGAGGATAtggtggtggtgctggagCCGGAGGAGCCGGAGGCGCAAGAGGTGCTGGTGGTTTCGGTGGCGGAGCAGGACGTGGAGGCGCCGGAGGTGCTGGTGGCGGAGCAGGTGGATTTGGAGGCGGCGCTGGTGGTGCTGGAGGATTCGGTGGTGGCGCAGGCGGTGCCGGTAGAGGAGGCGCGGGAGGCGGTGCTGGTGGAGCTGGAGCCGCCGGTGGAGCTGGAGGTTTTGGTGGCGGAGCCGGTAGGGGAGGTGCTGCAGGTGGTGCAGGCGGATTCGGTGGCGGCGCTGGCGGTGCTGGAGGCTTCGGTGGTGGTGCCGGTGGTGCCGGTAGAGGAGGTGCTGGAGGTGGTGCTGGCGGAGCCGGAGGCGCCGGTGGAGCAGGTGGCTTTGGTGGTGGCGCAGGACGTGGAGGCGCTGGCGGACCTGGCTCACAATACATTCCCCCTGCGGCTGGCGGAGGCCGAGGCAACGGCGAGTTTGATCCACAGTCTGGTTACATCTACTAG
- the LOC117569186 gene encoding signal transducer and activator of transcription C, protein MPSKCSVRPMRCLVFSVLWLALMSAGQAQIPQAPFQQTPFQQRQQGLQLQQQSAFQRQRQQAPGQGIFPAQGTALNPLNPLNPLTSPITPLGAGVQNPYRYNQYNQGNYVPITAYQNELNLDGSFSYGYAAADGTTAQAQGYVKNLGYGEGVEAQVIQGSYSYTSPEGTPITVRYIADENGFRAEGTGIPATPQYFVGAQPYQQGAINPNLNPYQTPYRQLPPSSAAFRPAPGQQLTPLQQQQQLQQQRNFQNSGQYQPEQQFNTLHSGNLPAQYAGQFGQQLGNNLTPQQQQQAQQNLNQQQQQQQQQQQQQQQQQQQKDQRNEQQQQALITQQLRGRPNQLVDPFGYNQYNRRFKKSSKSDKQ, encoded by the exons ATGCCTTCCAAGTGCAGTGTTCGGCCGATGCGG TGCTTAGTGTTTTCCGTTTTATGGCTGGCGCTAATGAGCGCTGGCCAGGCCCAGATTCCCCAAGCGCCCTTTCAACAGACGCCGTttcagcagcgacagcaaggattacagctgcaacagcagtcCGCCTTTCAGCGCCAGCGACAACAGGCACCTGGACAAGGCATCTTTCCCGCTCAAGGCACTGCGCTGAATCCACTTAACCCACTTAACCCGCTCACCTCACCCATAACACCACTTGGCGCTGGCGTACAGAATCCATATCGATACAATCAGTACAATCAGGGCAACTACGTTCCCATCACTGCGTATCAAAATGAACTGAATCTCGATGGAAGTTTCTCTTATGGCTATGCAGCAGCAGATGGCACCACGGCCCAGGCTCAGGGCTACGTCAAGAATTTGGGCTACGGCGAGGGTGTCGAGGCGCAG GTTATACAGGGATCGTATTCGTACACTTCTCCCGAGGGCACGCCTATAACTGTGCGTTATATTGCTGATGAGAATGGCTTCCGAGCCGAGGGAACTGGCATCCCAGCGACGCCGCAGTACTTTGTGGGCGCTCAGCCATATCAACAGGGCGCTATCAATCCGAATTTAAATCCCTATCAAACCCCGTATAGACAGCTGCCACCTTCGTCTGCCGCATTTCGTCCAGCACCTGGACAACAACTGACgccactgcaacagcaacaacaattgcaacagcagcgcaacTTCCAAAACTCCGGACAATATCAACCTGAGCAACAGTTTAATACTCTGCATTCGGGCAATTTGCCAGCCCAGTATGCCGGACAGTTTGGTCAACAGCTTGGCAACAATTTaacgccacagcagcagcaacaggcacaACAGAATctaaatcagcagcagcagcaacaacagcagcaacaacaacaacagcaacaacagcagcagcaaaaggatCAGCGcaacgagcaacagcaacaggcatTAATCACACAGCAATTGCGAGGCAGACCAAACCAGTTGGTGGATCCCTTTGGCTATAACCAATACAACAGACGCTTCAAAAAGTCTTCAAAATCTGATAAGCAGTAA
- the LOC117570596 gene encoding uncharacterized protein LOC117570596 isoform X2, with product MELKLALLALLLSLSQTQGARLDNKYLPPPANAATAGGGAGLQGPGGPGGGGGGGGGFGGSNNGLGGANNGLGGFSGGKPIAPGGQAPSAPRLPSGPAAAPGPQIPILSFVNENDGDGNYRFSYETGNGIKAQEEGTVKNKGSENEIPSVMGSYTYTNPEGELVEISYTADENGFVPSGAALPTPPPIPEAIAKALAAQGISPLPGGGYSGGAGGAGAGGGAGGGGGYGGGGGAGRGGAPGGGAGGYGGGAGGGGGAGAGGYGGGAGGGAGRGGAGGGGAGGAGGFGGGAGGAGGFGGGAGRGGGAGAGGGAGAGGYGGGAGGAGGAGGFGGGAGRGGGAGAGGAGGAGGYGGGAGGAGAGGFGGGAGRGGGAGAGGGAGGAGGFGGGAGGAGGFGGGAGRGGGAGAGGGAGAGGYGGGAGGAGGAGGFGGGAGRGGGAGAGGGAGGAGGFGGAAGGAGGAGRGGGAGGGGAGGAGGYGGGAGGAGAGGFGGGAGRGGAGGAAGGAGGYGGGAGAGGAGGARGAGGFGGGAGRGGAGGAGGGAGGFGGGAGGAGGFGGGAGGAGRGGAGGGAGGAGAAGGAGGFGGGAGRGGAGGGAGGAGGAGGAGGFGGGAGRGGAGGPGSQYIPPAAGGGRGNGEFDPQSGYIY from the exons atgGAGCTGAAATTG gcTCTGTTGGCGCTTCTCTTGTCTCTGTCGCAAACGCAAGGGGCGCGACTGGATAACAAATACTTGCCCCCGCCGGCAAATGCAGCAACCGCGGGAGGCGGCGCTGGACTCCAGGGACCAGGCGGTCCaggtggtggcggtggcggtggcggcggcttTGGAGGCAGCAACAATGGATTAGGCGGCGCTAATAATGGATTAGGTGGTTTTTCGGGTGGCAAACCTATTGCACCTGGTGGACAAGCTCCTTCGGCTCCACGTCTACCCTCCGGTCCAGCAGCTGCACCTGGACCACAGATCCCAATTCTTTCGTTTGTCAATGAaaacgatggcgatggcaattATCGCTTCAGCTACGAGACGGGTAACGGCATCAAAGCCCAGGAGGAGGGCACTGTGAAAAATAAGGGTTCAGAGAACGAGATTCCATCCGTGATGGGTTCATATACTTACACCAATCCGGAGGGTGAACTTGTCGAGATTTCGTACACAGCTGATGAGAATGGATTCGTGCCATCTGGCGCTGCTTTGCCCACGCCACCACCTATTCCGGAAGCAATTGCTAAGGCTCTGGCTGCTCAAGGAATTTCCCCGCTTCCAGGAGGCGGTTATAGCGGAGGTGCTGGCGGAGCTG GAGCTGGCGGCGGTGCTGGAGGTGGTGGAGGATAtggcggtggtggcggtgCCGGCCGTGGTGGAGCTCCCGGCGGAGGTGCAGGTGGATATGGAGGCGGTgcaggtggaggaggaggtgcTGGCGCTGGAGGTTATGGAGGAGGTGCAGGCGGCGGAGCTGGTCGAGGTGGCGCAGGAGGAGGCGGCGCTGGTGGTGCTGGAGGTTTCGGTGGCGGTGCCGGCGGTGCTGGAGGTTTCGGTGGTGGTGCCGGACGAGGTGGTGGCGCAGGAGCAGGTGGCGGCGCAGGCGCTGGAGGATATGGTGGCGGTGCCGGTGGTGCTGGCGGCGCAGGAGGTTTCGGAGGTGGTGCAGGACGAGGTGGCGGCGCAGGCGCAGGTGGCGCAGGAGGTGCTGGTGGATATGGAGGTGGCGCCGGTGGTGCGGGAGCAGGAGGTTTCGGAGGAGGTGCCGGACGAGGTGGTGGCGCAGGAGCGGGCGGCGGCGCTGGTGGTGCTGGAGGATTCGGTGGCGGCGCTGGTGGTGCTGGAGGTTTCGGTGGTGGTGCCGGACGAGGCGGTGGCGCAGGAGCAGGTGGCGGCGCAGGCGCTGGAGGATATGGAGGCGGAGCTGGTGGAGCTGGCGGTGCTGGCGGATTTGGTGGTGGTGCCGGACGAGGTGGTGGCGCGGGAGCTGGCGGCGGAGCAGGAGGTGCTGGTGGCTTCGGTGGCGCCGCTGGAGGAGCCGGCGGTGCTGGCCGAGGTGGCGGcgctggcggcggcggcgccGGAGGAGCAGGTGGATATGGAGGCGGCGCTGGTGGTGCAGGAGCTGGAGGTTTTGGCGGCGGCGCTGGCCGAGGCGGAGCCGGAGGTGCAGCAGGCGGCGCAGGAGGATAtggtggtggtgctggagCCGGAGGAGCCGGAGGCGCAAGAGGTGCTGGTGGTTTCGGTGGCGGAGCAGGACGTGGAGGCGCCGGAGGTGCTGGTGGCGGAGCAGGTGGATTTGGAGGCGGCGCTGGTGGTGCTGGAGGATTCGGTGGTGGCGCAGGCGGTGCCGGTAGAGGAGGCGCGGGAGGCGGTGCTGGTGGAGCTGGAGCCGCCGGTGGAGCTGGAGGTTTTGGTGGCGGAGCCGGTAGGGGAG GTGCTGGAGGTGGTGCTGGCGGAGCCGGAGGCGCCGGTGGAGCAGGTGGCTTTGGTGGTGGCGCAGGACGTGGAGGCGCTGGCGGACCTGGCTCACAATACATTCCCCCTGCGGCTGGCGGAGGCCGAGGCAACGGCGAGTTTGATCCACAGTCTGGTTACATCTACTAG
- the LOC117570596 gene encoding uncharacterized protein LOC117570596 isoform X4 has protein sequence MELKLALLALLLSLSQTQGARLDNKYLPPPANAATAGGGAGLQGPGGPGGGGGGGGGFGGSNNGLGGANNGLGGFSGGKPIAPGGQAPSAPRLPSGPAAAPGPQIPILSFVNENDGDGNYRFSYETGNGIKAQEEGTVKNKGSENEIPSVMGSYTYTNPEGELVEISYTADENGFVPSGAALPTPPPIPEAIAKALAAQGISPLPGGGYSGGAGGAGAGGGAGGGGGYGGGGGAGRGGAPGGGAGGYGGGAGGGGGAGAGGYGGGAGGGAGRGGAGGGGAGGAGGFGGGAGGAGGFGGGAGRGGGAGAGGGAGGAGGFGGAAGGAGGAGRGGGAGGGGAGGAGGYGGGAGGAGAGGFGGGAGRGGAGGAAGGAGGYGGGAGAGGAGGARGAGGFGGGAGRGGAGGAGGGAGGFGGGAGGAGGFGGGAGGAGRGGAGGGAGGAGAAGGAGGFGGGAGRGGAAGGAGGFGGGAGGAGGFGGGAGGAGRGGAGGGAGGAGGAGGAGGFGGGAGRGGAGGPGSQYIPPAAGGGRGNGEFDPQSGYIY, from the exons atgGAGCTGAAATTG gcTCTGTTGGCGCTTCTCTTGTCTCTGTCGCAAACGCAAGGGGCGCGACTGGATAACAAATACTTGCCCCCGCCGGCAAATGCAGCAACCGCGGGAGGCGGCGCTGGACTCCAGGGACCAGGCGGTCCaggtggtggcggtggcggtggcggcggcttTGGAGGCAGCAACAATGGATTAGGCGGCGCTAATAATGGATTAGGTGGTTTTTCGGGTGGCAAACCTATTGCACCTGGTGGACAAGCTCCTTCGGCTCCACGTCTACCCTCCGGTCCAGCAGCTGCACCTGGACCACAGATCCCAATTCTTTCGTTTGTCAATGAaaacgatggcgatggcaattATCGCTTCAGCTACGAGACGGGTAACGGCATCAAAGCCCAGGAGGAGGGCACTGTGAAAAATAAGGGTTCAGAGAACGAGATTCCATCCGTGATGGGTTCATATACTTACACCAATCCGGAGGGTGAACTTGTCGAGATTTCGTACACAGCTGATGAGAATGGATTCGTGCCATCTGGCGCTGCTTTGCCCACGCCACCACCTATTCCGGAAGCAATTGCTAAGGCTCTGGCTGCTCAAGGAATTTCCCCGCTTCCAGGAGGCGGTTATAGCGGAGGTGCTGGCGGAGCTG GAGCTGGCGGCGGTGCTGGAGGTGGTGGAGGATAtggcggtggtggcggtgCCGGCCGTGGTGGAGCTCCCGGCGGAGGTGCAGGTGGATATGGAGGCGGTgcaggtggaggaggaggtgcTGGCGCTGGAGGTTATGGAGGAGGTGCAGGCGGCGGAGCTGGTCGAGGTGGCGCAGGAGGAGGCGGCGCTGGTGGTGCTGGAGGTTTCGGTGGCGGTGCCGGCGGTGCTGGAGGTTTCGGTGGTGGTGCCGGACGAG GTGGTGGCGCGGGAGCTGGCGGCGGAGCAGGAGGTGCTGGTGGCTTCGGTGGCGCCGCTGGAGGAGCCGGCGGTGCTGGCCGAGGTGGCGGcgctggcggcggcggcgccGGAGGAGCAGGTGGATATGGAGGCGGCGCTGGTGGTGCAGGAGCTGGAGGTTTTGGCGGCGGCGCTGGCCGAGGCGGAGCCGGAGGTGCAGCAGGCGGCGCAGGAGGATAtggtggtggtgctggagCCGGAGGAGCCGGAGGCGCAAGAGGTGCTGGTGGTTTCGGTGGCGGAGCAGGACGTGGAGGCGCCGGAGGTGCTGGTGGCGGAGCAGGTGGATTTGGAGGCGGCGCTGGTGGTGCTGGAGGATTCGGTGGTGGCGCAGGCGGTGCCGGTAGAGGAGGCGCGGGAGGCGGTGCTGGTGGAGCTGGAGCCGCCGGTGGAGCTGGAGGTTTTGGTGGCGGAGCCGGTAGGGGAGGTGCTGCAGGTGGTGCAGGCGGATTCGGTGGCGGCGCTGGCGGTGCTGGAGGCTTCGGTGGTGGTGCCGGTGGTGCCGGTAGAGGAGGTGCTGGAGGTGGTGCTGGCGGAGCCGGAGGCGCCGGTGGAGCAGGTGGCTTTGGTGGTGGCGCAGGACGTGGAGGCGCTGGCGGACCTGGCTCACAATACATTCCCCCTGCGGCTGGCGGAGGCCGAGGCAACGGCGAGTTTGATCCACAGTCTGGTTACATCTACTAG
- the LOC117570598 gene encoding troponin C has translation MDNIDEDLTPEQIAVLQKAFNSFDHQKTGSIPTEMVADILRLMGQPFDKKILEELIDEVDEDKSGRLEFEEFVQLAAKFIVEEDDEAMQKELREAFRLYDKQGNGYIPTSCLREILRELDDQLTDPELDIMIEEIDSDGSGTVDFDEFMEMMTGE, from the exons ATGGACAACATT GATGAAGATCTGACCCCCGAGCAGATTGCTGTGCTGCAGAAGGCATTCAACAGCTTCGATCACCAAAAGACTGGCAGCATTCCCACCGAAATGGTGGCCGATATTCTGCGTCTGATGGGTCAGCCCTTCGACAAGAAGATTCTCGAGGAGCTGATCGATGAGGTCGATGAGGACA AGTCTGGTCGCCTGGAGTTCGAGGAATTCGTTCAGCTTGCCGCCAAATTCATTGTGGAGGAAGATGACGAGGCCATGCAGAAGGAGCTGCGTGAAGCTTTCCGCCTGTACGACAAGCAGGGCAATGGTTACATTCCCACCTCCTGTCTGCGTGAAATCCTGCGCGAATTGGACGATCAGCTGACCGACCCGGAATTGGACATCATGATTGAGGAAATCGATTCTGACGGCTCCGGCACCGTTGATTTCGATG AATTCATGGAAATGATGACAGGCGAATAA